A window from Drosophila kikkawai strain 14028-0561.14 chromosome 2L, DkikHiC1v2, whole genome shotgun sequence encodes these proteins:
- the SC35 gene encoding serine/arginine-rich splicing factor 2: MSNGGSGGGLGGARPPPRIDGMVSLKVDNLTYRTTPEDLRRVFERCGEVGDIYIPRDRYTRESRGFAFVRFYDKRDAEDALDAMDGRMLDGRELRVQMARYGRPSSPTRSTSSRRGGGGAGGGGSGGGARRRSRSRSPMSRRRSRSPRRRSYSPRSRSRSATSHSPERRSKFSRSPVRGDSRNGIGGAAGGLGAAASRSRSRS, encoded by the exons ATGAGCAACGGTGGCAGTGGCGGGGGATTGGGCGGAGCTCGCCCGCCCCCCAGGATCGACGGCATGGTGTCGCTGAAG GTCGACAATCTCACATACCGCACCACGCCGGAGGATCTGCGTCGTGTCTTCGAGCGCTGCGGCGAGGTTGGTGACATCTACATACCGCGGGATCGCTACACACGTGAGAGTCGTGGATTCGCCTTTGTGCG CTTCTATGACAAACGCGATGCTGAGGACGCACTCGACGCCATGGATGGTCGCATGTTGGACGGCAGGGAGCTCCGTGTCCAGATGGCCCGTTATGGTCGCCCGTCGTCGCCCACACGCAGCACCAGCAGCCGTCGCGGTGGAGGCGGTGCTGGCGGTGGAGGTTCCGGAGGTGGAGCACGTCGTcgctctcgctcccgctcccCGATGAGCCGCCGTCGTTCGCGCAGTCCGCGTCGTCGCTCCTATTCACCGCGCTCGAGGTCTCGCTCGGCCACCAGCCATTCTCCAGAGCGCCGCTCCAAGTTTTCGCGCAGTCCAGTACGTGGGGATAGCCGCAATGGGATAGGAGGAGCCGCTGGAGGTCTAGGCGCGGCCGCTTCCCGCAGCCGCAGTCGCTCCTAA
- the dl gene encoding embryonic polarity protein dorsal isoform X1, which yields MFPNQNNVAATGPGPAPDGQQSLGYNGLPTQQQQQQLSQSTKNVRKKPYVKITEQPAGKALRFRYECEGRSAGSIPGVNSTPENKTYPTIEIVGYKGRAVVVVSCVTKDTPYRPHPHNLVGKEGCKKGVCTLEINSETMRAVFSNLGIQCVKKKDIEAALKAREEIRVDPFKTGFSHRFQPSSIDLNSVRLCFQVFMESEQKGRFTSPLPPVVSEPIFDKKAMSDLVICRLCSCSATVLGNTQIILLCEKVAKEDISVRFFEEKNGQTVWEAFGDFQHTDVHKQTAITFKTPRYHTLDITEPAKVFIQLRRPSDGVTSEALPFEYVPLDSGKHTFWNLHRHLKRKPDEDIFQQILKLDAKREAPTIEVIDLDTPKIQVQREPPLDVVFHQEDSIQEEPSFLSQEHEQDSQQEGFLQQEESLPQEQTLQHEEEQSLQQEQPLQREFSAQQSVEQPSEHLTDHTSDHIPEDMEAADAQAEAEAHRLRSEQEKEIDTIIDEKVRELEQLELGQHLEPRPLSADDKVTEWMKSSEIEQMVHEPSPTVEGDVLDAALEAHITEEDKTLNELLEQVAELDEIYTDYKVQRDTYNNTMRNELAAMEGHPPLQVEESFDDAATYTSLQIAFRNPVLIPMDDIMPPTPPMSQCAPEDAHQHYDPVEVNSQAKKPETPSRPAPPVPVQVPLQMPAIITVPFPPEEEKLPPLPPKRIRKQDSNAENRSIEANTVQARPSTAESPLNKRLPPAPSNPKNPNFNTLPRQKKPGFFSKLFSRRKSKPDLAQGSGQDSGSLLDSKMNSREPSIGHFNMQDPMRASLRSSKSAAPFLSSTNQTAATTTKTSPVKAKKPGSKLTKPVGRSVSSVSGKRPAYLNADVVHIPLKGDSANSLPQHPRTEAYSQSSTVSVGGGLDRRTASALQLADIPISEGGMELVAIADRQSLHNLVSSIEGHFNVQLDPNLDLTEAEHFALYTSIPPLAAASEFDETSAYYAPVDAGEILTPDEVAKRLAAANGLN from the exons ATGTTTCCCAACCAGAACAACGTAGCCGCTACTGGGCCCGGTCCGGCGCCTGATGGCCAACAGAGCCTTGGCTACAATGGACTGCCgactcagcagcagcagcaacagttgtCACAGTCCACGAAGAATGTGCGAAAGAAACCCTATGTTAAGATCACGGAGCAGCCGGCGGGCAAGGCCCTTCGTTTTCGCTACGAGTGTGAGGGCCGCTCGGCGGGCTCTATTCCGGGAGTAAACTCCACGCCGGAGAACAAGACCTATCCGACGATTGAGATTGTGGGCTACAAGGGACGTGCCGTGGTGGTCGTCTCATGTGTGACCAAGGATACGCCTTATCG TCCTCATCCTCACAATCTGGTGGGCAAGGAGGGCTGTAAGAAGGGCGTCTGCACATTGGAGATCAACAGCGAAACCATGCGAGCTGTCTTCAGCAACCTGGGCATTCAGTGTGTCAAGAAGAAGGACATTGAGGCGGCGCTCAAGGCGCGTGAGGAGATTCGCGTGGATCCCTTTAAGA CTGGCTTCTCGCATCGTTTCCAGCCCTCGAGCATTGACCTAAACTCGGTACGACTCTGCTTTCAAGTATTCATGGAGAGCGAACAGAAGGGTCGCTTCACATCGCCTCTACCGCCTGTGGTCTCGGAACCCATTTTCGACAAGAAGGCCATGTCCGACCTGGTCATCTGCCGGCTGTGCAGCTGCTCGGCCACCGTGCTCGGCAACACACAGATCATCCTGCTGTGCGagaaggtggccaaggaggaTATTTCGGTGCGCTTCTTTGAGGAGAAGAACGGCCAGACTGTGTGGGAGGCATTTGGGGATTTCCAGCACACTGATGTCCACAAGCAGACTGCCATTACCTTTAAGACGCCGCGCTATCACACCCTGGACATTACAGAGCCGGCCAAG GTCTTCATCCAACTGCGACGCCCATCGGACGGAGTCACCAGCGAGGCCTTGCCCTTCGAGTACGTGCCATTGGATTCAGGTAAACACACATTCTGGAACCTTCATCGGCACCTCAAGCGGAAGCCCGACGAAGATATCTTTCAGCAGATTCTCAAGTTGGACGCCAAGCGGGAGGCGCCAACGATTGAGGTCATTGACTTGGATACCCCGAAAATACAGGTGCAGCGAGAGCCACCTTTGGACGTGGTATTCCATCAAGAGGATTCTATACAAGAGGAGCCTTCATTTTTGTCCCAAGAACACGAGCAGGATTCACAGCAGGAAGGATTTTTACAGCAGGAGGAATCTCTGCCGCAGGAGCAAACTTTACAGCATGAAGAAGAGCAATCcctgcagcaggagcagcctcTCCAACGGGAGTTTTCAGCCCAGCAATCCGTTGAACAGCCCTCGGAGCACTTGACGGATCACACTTCCGATCATATTCCCGAGGATATGGAGGCAGCCGATGCCCAGGCAGAGGCTGAGGCCCATCGTTTGCGGTCCGAACAGGAGAAGGAGATCGACACCATTATCGATGAGAAGGTGCGGGAATTGGAGCAGCTAGAACTGGGTCAACATCTCGAACCGCGACCGCTGTCGGCCGATGACAAAGTCACCGAATGGATGAAGTCCAGCGAGATCGAGCAGATGGTTCATGAACCAAGTCCCACGGTCGAAGGAGATGTCTTGGACGCTGCCTTGGAGGCGCATATAACCGAGGAGGATAAGACACTGAATGAACTTCTGGAGCAGGTGGCGGAGCTGGATGAGATTTACACGGACTACAAGGTCCAACGGGACACCTACAATAACACCATGAGGAACGAGCTGGCTGCAATGGAGGGACATCCGCCGTTGCAAGTGGAGGAGAGTTTCGATGATGCGGCCACCTATACGAGCTTGCAGATTGCCTTTAGGAACCCTGTTCTTATACCCATGGATGACATCATGCCGCCAACGCCGCCCATGTCGCAATGTGCTCCAGAAGACGCCCACCAGCATTACGATCCTGTGGAGGTTAACTCACAGGCCAAAAAACCGGAGACTCCATCCCGACCAGCTCCCCCCGTGCCAGTGCAAGTGCCACTGCAAATGCCTGCGATTATTACGGTTCCGTTTCCCCCCGAGGAGGAGAAGCTGCCGCCTCTGCCGCCGAAAAGGATTCGCAAGCAGGACAGCAACGCGGAGAATCGTTCCATCGAGGCCAATACGGTTCAGGCCAGGCCATCCACAGCCGAATCCCCTCTAAACAAGAGACTTCCTCCCGCTCCTTCTAATCCCAAGAACCCGAATTTCAACACTCTACCGAGGCAGAAGAAGCCAGGCTTTTTCTCAAAGCTTTTCTCGCGGCGTAAGAGCAAACCGGACTTGGCCCAGGGATCGGGTCAGGATAGCGGCTCTCTGCTGGACTCCAAGATGAATAGTAGGGAGCCTAGCATAGGGCACTTTAACATGCAGGACCCGATGAGGGCCTCGCTCCGCTCCTCCAAGTCTGCAGCGCCCTTCCTCTCAAGCACCAATcagacagcagcaacaacaacgaaaaccAGTCCTGTGAAGGCCAAGAAGCCCGGCTCGAAACTGACCAAGCCAGTGGGCCGGAGTGTGAGCAGTGTTTCGGGAAAGAGGCCAGCCTACTTGAATGCCGATGTGGTACACATACCCCTGAAGGGTGACAGTGCCAACAGCCTGCCCCAGCATCCCCGAACCGAGGCCTATTCCCAGTCCAGCACTGTGTCAGTGGGCGGAGGACTGGACCGGCGCACTGCATCCGCTTTGCAGCTGGCCGATATACCGATTAGCGAGGGCGGCATGGAGCTGGTGGCCATTGCCGATCGCCAGAGCCTGCACAATTTGGTCAGCTCCATCGAGGGGCACTTCAATGTCCAGCTGGATCCCAATCTGGATCTGACCGAAGCCGAACACTTTGCCTTGTACACGAGTATTCCGCCGCTGGCGGCGGCCAGTGAATTCGATGAGACCTCCGCCTACTATGCTCCAGTGGATGCCGGCGAGATCCTCACCCCCGATGAGGTGGCCAAGCGATTGGCGGCAGCTAATGGCCTGAATTAG
- the LOC108077069 gene encoding uncharacterized protein: MIQYDTVVVKNVSWQPDLHTEGTYVCPFPEPPAAEPHLRTGNWYGHLEPHQRLFYHQTMNSVRASKRFRANPNIPKDTLDFQLQSRYDHTREAFPDKVDYVMQRETCRAISSWSAPGAANEIGARHKSFRVLRNTRMIRRMQEDALGHPLRIGGCKEKIHPHSTKLICSGVHNQLVNNGFSRQTSDGNFFRY, translated from the exons ATGATCCAGTATGATACGGTCGTGGTTAAGAATGTGTCCTG GCAGCCGGACCTCCATACGGAGGGAACCTATGTGTGCCCCTTTCCGGAGCCACCGGCGGCGGAGCCCCATTTGCGTACCGGCAACTGGTATGGCCATCTGGAGCCGCACCAGCGGCTCTTCTACCATCAGACTATGAACTCGGTGCGTGCCAGCAAGCGATTTCGCGCTAATCCAAACATCCCAAAGGATACGTTAGACTTTCAGCTGCAGTCACGGTACGACCATACCCGAGAGGCCTTTCCGGACAAGGTCGACTATGTGATGCAGCGGGAGACGTGCCGGGCAATTTCAAGCTGGTCGGCTCCTGGAGCAGCCAATGAAATAGGGGCACGGCACAAGTCGTTCCGGGTGCTGCGGAACACGCGTATGATTCGCCGTATGCAGGAGGACGCTTTGGGCCACCCATTGCGTATTG GTGGTTGCAAGGAGAAAATTCATCCACACAGCACCAAGCTAATTTGCAGCGGCGTCCACAACCAGCTGGTCAATAATGGATTCTCGCGCCAGACCTCCGACGGCAACTTCTTCCGCTACTAG
- the BicD gene encoding protein bicaudal D, with translation MSTPSGPDSASSDGQSQTLQDLRMEVERLTRELDQVSSASAQSAQYGLSLLEEKSALQHKCEELETLYDNTRHELDITQEALTKFQTSQKVTNKTGIEQEDALLNESAARETSLTMQIFDLENEIKQLRHELERVRNERDRMLQENSDFGRDKTDNEAERLRLKSELKDLKFRETRMLSEYSELEEENISLQKQVSNLRSSQVEFEGAKHEIRRLTEEVEILNQQVDELGNLKKIAEKQMEEALEALQGEREAKYALKKELDGHLNRESMYHISNLAYSIRSNMEDNASNNSDGEEENLALKRLEADLSTELKSPDGTKCDLFSEIHLNELKKLEKQLESMESEKTHLTANLREAQTSLDKSQNELQNFMSRLALLAAHVDALVQLKKQIDVKEQGGKESDHKKEELEQQLRALISQYANWFTLSAKEIDGLKTDIAELQKGLNYTDATTTLRNEVTNLKNKLLATEQKSLDLQSDVQTLTHISQNAGQSLGSARSTLVALSDDLAQLYHLVCTVNGETPTRVLLDHKSDDMSFENDSLTAIQSQFKSDVFIAKPQIVEDLQGLADSVEIKKYVDTVSDQIKHLKTAVEHTIDMNKHKVRSEGGDALEKVNTEEMEELQEQIVKLKSLLSVKREQIGTLRNVLKSNKQTAEVALTNLKSKYENEKIIVSDTMSKLRNELRLLKEDAATFSSLRAMFAARCEEYVTQVDDLNRQLEAAEEEKKTLNQLLRLAVQQKLALTQRLEEMEMDREMRHVRRPMPAQRGTSGKSSFSTRPSSRNPASGNTNPF, from the exons ATGTCCACACCCAGTGGTCCGGATAGTGCCTCTTCGGATGGCCAAAGCCAAACGCTGCAGGATCTGCGCATGGAGGTGGAGCGGCTAACGCGGGAACTTGACCAGGTCTCCTCTGCCAGCGCCCAGTCCGCCCAATATGGCTTATCCCTGCTGGAGGAGAAGTCCGCCCTGCAGCACAAGTGCGAGGAGTTGGAGACGCTCTATGACAACACACGCCACGAACTGGACATCACACAGGAG GCGCTGACCAAGTTCCAGACCTCGCAGAAGGTAACCAACAAGACAGGCATCGAGCAGGAGGACGCCCTGCTAAATGAGTCCGCTGCCAGGGAGACATCCCTCACCATGCAGATCTTTGATCTGGAGAACGAGATCAAGCAGCTGCGTCATGAGCTGGAGCGGGTGCGCAATGAGCGCGACAGAATGCTCCAGGAGAACTCGGACTTTGGCCGGGACAAAACCGACAATGAGGCGGAGCGACTGCGTCTCAAGTCCGAGCTAAAGGACCTAAAGTTCCGAGAGACGCGCATGCTGAGCGAGTATtcggagctggaggaggaaaACATATCGCTGCAAAAGCAGGTTTCCAACCTGCGCAGCTCCCAG GTGGAATTTGAAGGTGCCAAACATGAGATTCGTCGCCTCACCGAGGAAGTTGAGATTCTGAATCAACAGGTCGATGAGCTGGGTAATCTCAAGAAGATTGCCGAGAAGCAAATGGAGGAGGCTCTAGAGGCTCTGCAGGGTGAGCGCGAGGCGAAATATGCGCTGAAGAAGGAGCTGGACGGGCACCTGAACCGCGAGTCCATGTACCACATTAGCAACCTGGCCTACAGCATACGTAGCAACATGGAGGACAACGCCAGCAACAACTCGGATGGCGAGGAGGAGAATCTGGCGCTCAAGCGTCTAGAGGCTGATCTTAGCACCGAACTGAAGTCTCCCGACGGCACCAAGTGCGATCTCTTCTCGGAGATCCATCTGAACGAGCTGAAGAAGCTGGAAAAGCAGCTGGAGAGCATGGAGAGTGAGAAGACTCATCTGACGGCCAATTTGCGAGAGGCGCAGACGAGCCTAGACAAGTCTCAAAACGAGCTGCAGAACTTCATGTCCCGCCTGGCCCTTCTCGCTGCCCATGTGGATGCCCTCGTCCAGCTCAAAAAGCAGATTGATGTGAAGGAACAGGGCGGCAAGGAGAGCGACCACAAGAAGGAGGAACTGGAACAGCAGCTGCGTGCTTTGATCTCGCAGTATGCCAACTGGTTTACGCTTTCCGCCAAGGAGATTGACGGCCTCAAGACTGACATTGCCGAGCTCCAAAAGGGCCTCAACTACACGGATGCCACCACCACGCTGCGCAACGAGGTGACCAACCTGAAGAACAAGCTCCTGGCCACGGAACAAAAGTCCCTGGATCTGCAGAGCGATGTGCAGACCCTAACCCACATCTCACAGAATGCTGGCCAAAGCCTGGGCTCAGCTCGGAGTACTCTGGTGGCTCTCAGCGACGATCTGGCCCAGCTGTACCACTTGGTGTGCACCGTCAATGGGGAAACGCCAACGCGTGTCCTGCTGGATCACAAGAGCGACGATATGAG CTTCGAGAACGACTCACTGACTGCCATCCAATCGCAGTTCAAATCTGATGTCTTTATTGCCAAGCCACAGATCGTGGAGGATTTGCAGGGCCTGGCGGATTCCGTGGAGATCAAGAAGTACGTGGACACGGTCAGCGATCAGATCAAGCATCTGAAGACAGCCGTGGAGCATACCATCGATATGAACAAGCACAAAGTGCGCTCCGAGGGAGGCGATG CCCTGGAGAAGGTCAACACCGAGGAGatggaggagctgcaggagcagATAGTCAAGTTGAAGAGTTTGCTGTCCGTAAAACGCGAGCAAATCGGAACTCTGCGCAACGTGCTCAAGTCAAACAAGCAAACCGCCGAGGTGGCTCTCACCAATCTTAAGTCCAAGTACGAGAACGAGAAGATCATCGTCAGCGATACCATGTCCAAGCTGCGTAATGAGCTTCGACTGCTCAAGGAGGATGCGGCCACCTTCTCCA GTCTGCGTGCCATGTTTGCCGCACGCTGCGAGGAGTACGTTACTCAGGTGGATGATCTCAATCGCCAGCTGGAGGCTGccgaggaggagaagaagaCGCTCAACCAGCTGCTACGCTTGGCTGTCCAGCAAAAGCTGGCCCTCACCCAGCGTCTTGAGGAGATGGAAATGGACCG CGAAATGCGTCACGTGCGTCGCCCAATGCCCGCCCAGCGGGGCACCAGCGGCAAGTCCTCGTTCAGTACGCGTCCATCGAGCAGGAATCCAGCGAGCGGCAACACCAATCCCTTCTAA
- the Trm1 gene encoding tRNA (guanine(26)-N(2))-dimethyltransferase, which produces MEIDEEKPHAAIAENPNENVIRERNAEIVSGGNVFYNPVQEFNRDLSIAVLNVYYRRLAKERSEKALKKQRKKVKDNQTEEKPETEVPEDPPVYVAGTRYEDGLRILEALAATGLRSIRYAQEIAGVRQIVANDLSRQAVASINTNVRHNKVEELIEASHADAMTVMYLSTAPEKRFDAVDLDPYGCPNRFLDGAMQCLVDGGLLLVTATDMAWPL; this is translated from the exons ATGGAAATAGACGAGGAAAAACCGCAT GCTGCCATTGCGGAGAACCCCAATGAGAACGTGATACGTGAGCGCAACGCGGAGATCGTCTCCGGCGGCAATGTCTTCTACAATCCTGTCCAGGAATTCAACCGGGATCTGAGCATCGCCGTGCTGAACGTCTACTACCGGCGATTGGCCAAGGAAAGGAGCGAAAAGGCTCTCAAAAAGCAGCGAAAGAAGGTGAAAGATAACCAGACGGAAGAGAAACCCGAAACTGAGGTTCCAGAAGATCCGCCTGTCTATGTGGCAGGCACACGCTATGAGGATGGATTGCGGATCCTGGAGGCTCTGGCGGCCACCGGGCTGCGAAGCATCCGCTATGCCCAGGAAATCGCTGGCGTCCGTCAGATCGTGGCCAACGATTTGTCCCGACAGGCGGTGGCGTCCATCAACACGAATGTGCGGCACAACAAGGTCGAAGAGCTGATCGAGGCCAGCCACGCGGATGCCAT GACTGTTATGTACCTTTCCACGGCCCCCGAGAAACGCTTCGATGCCGTAGACCTTGATCCGTATGGATGCCCGAATCGCTTTTTAGACGGCGCTATGCAGTGCCTTGTGGACGGTGGCCTTCTGCTGGTGACCGCCACCGACATGGCATGGCCACTGTGA